TATTGTGACTGATTGTTGTGATTTAGGGTGTTGCTAAAAATTGGAATCACTTGGATGTGGGCATTCCAAGCTATTGTAATCTTCATTCTACCAATTATAGTGAAACAACCTTATAGATCTCTTCAAGTGGAGTAGGCGCATTGTCAAATCACGTAAATTCACAATGTTTATGTGTTATTTCTTGCTTGAATTGTTCCGTTTATTCACCTTCCACATTAATTGTGACATGTACAATGGAGAAAGAACAAACTTTGCCATAAACTGAAGTTACTAAAGGGAAGGGGAAAGTTGCTTTCGGATACAACAAGAAACCGTATAGTGGGCTTACGGGTGAGAAAAAACCATCTCTGGGAGGGATCAATCTCGAGATAGCTTGGTGACGGAGAGTTCGACCCCGTGTTCAGGTTCAATAACCAACCTAAGAGCAGGGGAGTGGATGTAGTTGGGAGAAAGGGTGAAGGAGAAGTTGTAGAGAAGCTGGGCAATGAGAATCTTGAGCTCCACCATGGCCAGGTTCTGCCCGAGGCACACGCGAGGTCCTACTCCGAAGGGCATGTACAAGTGCGGCAGCTTACAGGCTCCCGTGATCCCATTGGCGAATCTCCCCGGGTTGAAAGAGTAGGAGTCTGGCCCCCATATCTCAGGGTCCGTGTGCAGTGTTAACACCATCGTCCACACGTTCACTCCCTCCGGCACTTGCAGGTCCCCGAATTTCATATCCGTCAAGGCCTCCCTCGACACCACTGGCACGGGGAGTATAGCCGCAGCGACTCGTTTATCACCATTGTGAGCTGCACCCAGGACAGAAAGGTTAACACATGCCGATGATCAGGAAATCAAAACGTTATATTATGTGCACTCTGTCTTAAAGGTATGGGGAAGGCGCACCGGTTTCATCTTACGGATCACATCGGCATCAGGAAGACGGTCCCCACAAACCTCAAGAACCTCGGCACGCACACGATTTTGCCACTCTTGACTGGAAGCCAACAGCATGAGGCACCATGTCGCAGAGACGGCAGTGGTCTCGTACCCAGCCAAGtaaatgtttttgcagttgTCGACAATGAAGCGGTCCATGGCCTCCTGGCTCAAGTCGCTGTTTTTGGCACCCTCGAGAAGCATCTGCAGAAGGTCCTTCTCATATGCAGCTTCCATCCTCTCCTTCACCACCTGCAGTATCAAACTGCGGACCTCCTTCTCCAGTGCCCAGGCTTCTCTGTTAGTCTTGGTGGGGAGGTATCTGCGTCATTGCATGAACGGAATTGATTAAAGCAGCTAAGCGACTCtggatttttttgtttcccctttcttttcaaGGGGGCAGTATGGAAGGGAAGGCTTAATTGGAGGTTTTTCGGGAGAAAGAGATATTTAACTTCGCACCTCATGCCAGGAATCCCAATGGAAAGACCTTTCTTGGACATGGCCTCTTGGAGAGCCCTCAACTTGTGGAAGATCTCCTCTCCTTTGGCAAAATTGCTGCCAAAGCAGGCCCTGGAGATGACATCTCCGGAGAAACTTCTCATGTGCTGGTCGATGTTAATGCTGGCTACTCCACCGGCTGCGTCCACTTTGTTCTTCCAGGACTTCAACAGTGTCTCTGTGGACTCGTTAATGAGGTTTATCATTCCCTGCGAGCGGGCAAACTCAGAaatgttaatttaagaaaaaattggtTGTGGTGATGATATTGAAAGACatcaattaaaataacataCCTTGACATTCTCCATATAGAGCTCGGGAGCGAGGATCTTGCGCTGATGGGCCCAGTGGGAGCCGTTGGAAGTTAAGATGCCTTGACCCATCAAGGGACCCATCTCCTTGAGCTGGTATGAGGGCTTCCCCAAGTCCAAAGATGTGCAGGTGGTGATCTCCCTCACCACGTCTGGTTGGTTCACATAGATTATCTGTGTGTTCCCCAGCGAGAACACAAATATATCTCCTGTAACAATCACGAGACATCAGCGCATGAGATCAGCCTGATCTGATTGTCCATATCTGGACCACAAACGACCAATCCAAGTCATTTAAGAGTGGGGGAAGGAGAAATGATCTGATTCAGGAGTGgtgaattattcatttattttactgAGTGAGAACGtgccaaatcaaatttagtgtGAATGTGAGAAGTGACGCTGGGGCGCTGGAGGCGTTTTTGTTGGGTCCAATCCAGATCCAGCACCGGAGGAGCCACCAGCGCATGCATCATGCATCGGTCATTAACAAAGACCTAACAATAACCCCATAAAAGAAAGAGCAGCCATTGGTAGGGGTTGCAagtttgaaaaaatggaaacgGGCAGTGAAGGAATCTTCAACATCTACCACCGCATGCCGTGCGGTGCGCCAAACGACATGACAGGCTTCAAACAACATCAACCTTGAAGTACAGAAAACGTATATCACGGGATGCACGTTATCTGTCTATATCTGACTGCGAAATCTAAGTAGCACCAACCTCTGAGTTTCATAAACTCTCTAATAATTGTACGAAAATCTTGCTTTAGTTTATGTAGTTTGGAACATGGAAAATCCAAACACGtgaatatttttagattaatcgTAGAATAGAGATGAAGATCCCAGTTAGGGCGGCGGGGAGGTGACCTACCGTATTGTTTTCTCCACTTGTCAAAGAAGGGAAAGAGGACAGCTGCACAATCATGGCGGGCAGGGGGCTGGCCAGGCGGAGTCTTGggaacggaggaggaggaggaggaggaggaggaggaggatctcGCCTTCTTGATCTCCATGATGTTGCCGAGCAAGAAGGCGGGGGGTGGTCCATTGATGCCTTGTTTCCTCAGCAAGGACCTCAACTTTTCTGGCTTCACCACCAGCGCGTTGTACAGCCTCAGAAACACTCCTATTACGCCCACCACGGCTATGGATATCAGCACCTTTGCGTTCAACAACTGCAGATATTCCATTGCTGATGATTCTCCCAAGTCCTAATGTGAACGTAACTCCGGAGTACTGGAGACTTGGAGATGACAGCACTGTTTGGGAGGTGGCCGATGGGTTTTGGTGGGATATATGGGGGGTTTGTGATGTTGTTGCCAGATGCTACCGAGGCACACTTATATATACCTACAGAAGGGTGACCAGGACAAGGTCCCCGTGAAAAATGCTGGAAGCGCGATAATTCTGCTTTATTGAAAGAAAACGATGTTTTAAGAGTGTCGCCCGCCAAGTTGGTCCCGTCAAAGTGGAATATCGAATGTGGAAATCACCCTCCCAATCTAGAAATCTGCGAACCCATTTCACGACGACCGGCATGATTTGTCAAGGAGGGTGAACAACCGAGCACTACTTTGCTCCATGGACTTTAAAGCTGATTTCATTGACGGAGTGAGCTCTCTCTCCACCTCTCAAGTCCCCACCAACACAATGGGACGGGAATAAGTGTACTGAAAAATCTTTAAACTTATgatgaaagtataattgaattttaaaatttgtaaaatgtataattaaatcataaaacttgtcaaattagtgaATCAAGTCATTAAATTCTGTTCAACCTGACTAATGGAAGCTCTTGTTAGTTTTAATGCATGTCATTAACATCTTATTCCCCTGTGTTCTAAATACTAGTAAGTGAGGATTGCAATGGCCAGGATGCTCTTGTTTCTGGAATATCTGCATTTGGCATGCCTGATTTCATTAATGAAGTTCCCTTAGAGGCATACCCTTGAGGTTTATCTTTCAAGGATTTTTCACTTGCTGATTTTTCAATCTGTTTAATAGATTATAAATATCTTAGCATATTTCTTGTAAAATCAAAACTAGTAGTATCATGTGCATCTTGCACACATGTTTAAAACTTGTAGTATGAAGAATTCTTCTTCTAGTTCTTGAGATTTATGTAACCTACGATTATTTTTTCCTGCAATTGACGCCTGTTGAGATTGCTTATCCTTGATTAAATTGTTTCTTTGCTTGAGATAATGTGAATGTGGTCACTTGGAGTAGTCACTTGTCCATTGTTGATGGCACTAAAATTTAAGTAGTTGTGTGACATGAGATTGatcttttaatctcattttCTTGCAATGGATATGTCTTGACATATCTCAGGAAGTGGAGCAGCATATTTTGCAAATTCCATCAATGTGCCTCTATTGCTAAGGAAGTCAGTGGTTGGTTTCAATAGTTGATTATGTTATTGCTGATGTTGTTGCATTAGCCTTCTTAATCACTTGGATGTGGGCATTACAAGTGATTGTAATCTTCATTCTACCAATTATAGTGAAACAACCTTACAGATCTCTTCATGTGGAGTAGGCGCATTGTCAAATCACGTAAATTCACAATGTTTATGtgttatttttgcaatttatttcttgtttGAATTGTTTCGTTTATTCACCTTCCACATTAATTGTGACATGTACAATGGAGAAAGAACAAACTTTGCCATAAACTGATACAAAAGTGAATAAGGGAAGGGGAAGTTGCTTTCGGATACAACAAGAAACCGTATAGTGGGCTTACGGGTGAGAAAAAAACCATCTCTAGGAGATATCAATCTCGAGATAGCTTGGTGACGGAGAGTTCGACGCCGTGTTCAGGTTCAATAACCAACCTAAGAGCAGGGGAGTGGATGTAGTTGGGAGAAAGGGTGAAGGAGAAGTTGGAGAGAAGCTGGGCAATGAGAATCTTGAGCTCCACCATGGCCAGGTTCTGCCCGAGGCACACGCGAGGTCCTACTCCGAAGGGCATGTACAAGTGCGGCAGCTTACAGGCTCCCGTGATCCCATTGGCGAATCTCCCGGGTTGAAAGAGTAGGAGTCTGGCCCCCATATCTCAGGGTCCGTGTGCAGTGTGAACACCATCGTCCACACGTTCACTCCCTCCGGCACTTGCAGGTCCCCAAATTTCATATCCGTCAAGGCCTCCCTCGACACCACTGGCACGGGGGAGTATAGCCGCAGCGACTCGTTTATCACCATTGTGAGCTGCACCCAGGACAGAAAGGTTAACACATGCCGATGATCAGGAAATCAAAACGTTATATTATGTGCACTCTGTCTTAAAGGTATGGGGAAGGCGCACCAGTTTCATCTTACGGATCACATCGGCATCAGGAAGACGGTCCCCACAAACCTCAAGAACCTCGGCACGCACACGATTTTGCCACTCTTGACTGGAAGCCAACAGCATGAGGCACCATGTCGCAGAGACGGCAGTGGTCTCGTACCCAGCCAAGtaaatgtttttgcagttgTCGACAATGAAGCGGTCCATGGCCTCCTGGCTCAAGTCGCTGTTTTTGGCACCCTCGAGAAGCATCTGCAGAAGGTCCTTCTCATATGCAGCTTCCATCCTCTCCTTCACCACCTGCAGTATCAAACTGCGGACCTCCTTCTCCAGTGCCCAGGCTTCTCTGTTAGTCTTGGTGGGGAGGTATCTGCGTCATTGCATGAACAGAATTGATTTAAGCAGCTAAGCGACagtggattttttctttttcccctttcttttcaaGGGGTTGGTATGGAAGGGGAGGCTTAATTGGAGGTTTTTcgggagaaagagagatttaACTTCGCACCTCATGCCAGGAATCCCAGTGGAAAGAACTTTCTTGGACATGGCCTCTTGGAGAGCCCTCAACTTGTGGAAGATCTCCTCTCCTTTGGCAAAATTGCTGCCAAAGCAGGCCCTGGAGATGACATCTCCGGAGAAACTTCTCATGTGCTGGTCGATGTTAATGCTGGCTACTCCACCGGCTGCGTCCACTTTGTTCTTCCAGGACTTCAACAGTGTCTCTGTGGACTCGTTAATGAGGTTTATCATTCCCTGCGAGCGGGCAAACTCAGAaatgttaatttaagaaaaaattagttGTGGTGATGATATTtattggaaattgtgatccatttcctctaaaactttctagaaacttcaagattgatattagttagaaaagtcaagaaaaatccttaagaaaatcTAGCTTATGTGGCAAAGAAAAATGTAGAAGCATAAATGTAGAACTCTCTAGAagaactacaatctagaatttcctaaATGAAGCCTACATGGACAACATTTTAtagaaatctagaatgttgtactAAGGCGGTGactcacgcctataaataggcttgtagTTCATTCATTTGTGTGTGTGAGGTTTAGACCTCCACCGTGTGTGGAGGAATAAAGTTAAGATGGTTTCTATGTCATGAAATACTCCTCCATTATATAAAATATCTTGTACTATCCATTTTCatcaattagataaattatATTCCATGTTTTTTGTCATTCAATTATCCTATCTCATCCTTGCCCATTCACTATAAAATataccatacacttgcacacaacaTCACTAATCAAAACTATAATTAATACCAAAATCATGCTTCCGCACACACACatccaaaaattttaacatgGTAGCACCCGATTTGTAACTGAGCCAGGTGTAAAGGACCGTGAAGTCAGAGCTAGGCATATTCGGATGATTATGGGCGTttgtcctcaccatcctcaactAAAAAGACCAGAGCTCGAGCAAGAGCCAACTGAGCCAAAGCCGGAGCCAGAGCCAAAATCAAAGGCCAGAACCCGAGTGAGAGTCAAGAGAGCCAAAGTCGGAGCCAGAGCCCGAGCTAACAACTACAACTAAGAACAATTTGATGCCTCGAGACATATGGGTCATCGTTGAAGAAAAGACATGCGCATTCAAAGGCAGGTGCAAGTGTTCCAACAAGAGAATACAAGGGATTATGGAACGAAGACGGAATAAAAGACATGGGACAAATTACGAGAAAAATTTCAAGGTATGTCCGAGACTTTACAACACAAGTCCGGATTATCCCGAAAATggatcaagggggagtgttggaaattgtgatccattttctctaaaacttTCTAGAAACATATTAgctagaaaagtaaaaaaaaatccttaagaaaatcTAGCTTAGATGGCAAAGAAAAATGCAGAAGCATAAACGTAGAACTCTCTAGAagaactacaatctagaatttcctaaATGAAGCCTACATGGACAACATTCTAtagaaatctagaatgttgttCTAAGCGGTGACtcatgcctataaataggcttgtagTTCATTCATTTGTGTGTGTGAGGTTTAGACCTCCACCGTGTGTGGAGGAGTAGAGTTAAAGATGGTTTTTATGTCATGAAATACTCCTCCATTATATCAATATCTTGTACTATCCATTTTCatcaattagataaattatATCCCATGTTCTTTGTCTTTCAATTATCCTATCTCATTCCTTGTCCATTCACTACAAAATATACCATACACTTGCATACAACATCACTAACCAAAACTATTTctaataccaaaaccatgcttccgcacacacacatccaatttttttaacaatattgAAAGACATCAATTAAGATAACATACCTTGACCTTCTCCATATAGAGCTCGGGAGCGAGGATCTTGCGCTGATGAGCCCAGTGGGGGCCGTTGGAAGTTAAGATGCCTTGACCCATCAAGGGACCCCTCTCCTTGAACTGGTATGAGGGCTTCCCCAAGTCCAAAGATGTGCAGGTGGTAATCTCCCTCACCACGTCCGGTTGGTTCACATGGATTATCTGCGTGTTCCCCAGCGAGAACGCAAATATATCTCCTGTAACAATCATGAGACATCAGAGCATGAGATCAGCCTGATCTGATTGTCCATGTCTGGACCACAAACGACCAATCCAAGTCATttaagagagggagaaggagaaatGATCTGATTCAGGAGTGgtgaattattcatttattttactgAGTGACAACGtgccaaatcaaatttagtgtGAAATTGAGAAGCGACGCTGGGGCGCTGGAGGCGTTTTTGTTGGGTCCAATCCAGATCCAGCGCCAGAGGAGCCACCCAGCGCATGCATCATACATCCGTCATTTAACACAGACCTAACAATAACCCCATAAAAGAAAGGGCAGCCATTGGTAGGGTTCGCAAGTTTGAAAACGGGCAGTGAAGGAATCTTCAACATCTACCACCGTATGCCGTGCGGGGCGCCAAACGACATGACAGGCTTCAAACAACATCAACCTTGAAGTACAGAAAACGTATATCACGGTGATGCACGTTATCTGTCTATATCTGACTACGAAATCTAAGCAGCACCAACCTCTGAGTTTCATAAACTCTCTAATAATTGTACGAAAATCTTGCGTTTAGTTTATGTAGTTTGGAACATGGAAAATCGAAACACGtgaatatttttagattaatcgTAGAAAAGAGATGAAGATCCCAGTTAGGGCGGCGGGGAGGTGACCTACCGTATTGTTTTCTCCACTTGTCAAAGAAGGGAAAGAGGACAGCTGCACAATCATGGCGGGCAGGGGGCTGGCCAGGCGCAGTCTTgggagcggaggaggaggaggaggatctcGCCTTCTTGATCTCCATGATGTTGCCGAGCAAGAAGGCGGGGGGGTGGTCCATTGATGCCTTGTTTCCTCAGCAAGGACCTCAACTTTTCTGGCTTCACCACCAGCGCGTTGTACAGCCTCAGAAACACTCCTATTACGCCCACCACGGCTATGGATATCAGCACCTTTGCGATCACCAACTGCAGATATTCCATTGCTGATGATTCTCCCAAGTCCTAATGTGAACGTAACTCCGGAGTACTGGAGACTTGGAGATGACAGCACTGTTTGGGAGGTGGCCGATGGGTTTTGGTGGGATATATGGGGGGTTTGTGATGCTGTTGCCAGATGCTACCGAGGCACCCTTATATATACCTACAGAAGGGTGACCAGGACAAGGTCCACGTGGAAAATGCTGGAAGAGCGATAATCTgctttattaaaagaaaacgaTATTTTAAGAGTGTAGCCCGCCAAGTTGGTCCCGCCAAAGTGGAATATCGAATGTGGAAATTACCCTCCCAATCTAGAAATCTGCGAACCCATTTCACGACGACCGGCATGATTTTTCAGGGAGTGTGAACAACCGAGCACTACTTTGCTCCGTGGACTTTAAAGGTGATTCCATTGACGGAGTGGGCTCTCTCTCCACCTCTCAAGTCCCCACCAACACAAAAGGACGTGAATAAGTGTACtgaaaaatatttgaacttacgatgaaagtataattgaatcttaaaactcGTAAAAGTATAATTAGGTCAGTGAATCAAGTCCTTCAGTTAAATTCTGTTCAACCTGACTAATGGAAGCTCTTTGTTAGTTTTAGTGCATGTCATTAACATCTTATTCCCTTGTGTTCTAAATACTAGTAAGTGAGGATTGCAATGGCCAAGATGCTCTTGTTTTTGGAATATCTGCATTTGGCATGCCTGATTTTATTAATGAAGTTCCCTTAGAGGCATACCCTTGAGGTTTATCTTTCGGGGATTTTTCACTTGctgatttttcaatttgtttaatagATTATGAATATCTTAGCATCTTTCTTGTGAAATCAAAACTAGCAGTATCTTGTGCATCATGCACACATGTTTCAAAACTTGTAGTATGAAGAATTCTTCTTCTAGTTCTTGAGATTTATGTAACTTACGATTATTTTTTCTTGCAGTTGACGCCTGTTGAGATTGCTTATCCTTGATTAAATTGTTTCTTTGCTTGAGATAATGTGAATGTGGTCACTTGGAGTAGTCACTTGTCTATTGTTGATAGCACTAAAATTTACGTAGTTGTGTGACATAAGATTGATGTTTTAATCTCATCTTCCTGCAATGGATATGTCTTGACATATCTCAGGAAGTGGAGCAGCATATTTTGCAAATTCCATCAATGTGCCTCTATTGCTAAGCAAGTCAGTTGTTGGTTTACATGTTCCTTTGAGAGTTGATTTTGTTATTGCCGATGTTGTTGCACTAGCcttcttaattaattaattaattaatttaatgttTGCTATTGGGTTTACCCTTAAGATAAAACAGCTGTCATAACAGGCTCAGAAAATTCTTATTATTGCTTGTAGATGGAAAATAATGAAGTTAATGGAGCAATCATGGGTGTAGCCGCGTCAATAATGGTAGCTGGTATGTTAGTAATGGAGGATGAAGCTTTTAGTAGTCAGATACCTAGAGCGCCATGGGGGGAAAGAGATTTTGAGAGAGAGTTATTCATTAACCGCATTTTACATTCGGGAGATACTAATTGTGTCAATCAAATACGTATGAGACCTTaagttttctttgaattgtgtaGAGTCCTTaggtcaaataattttttatatgaaatagATCGCGGGTGGCGGAGGGGACGACAGCAAAAGCCTGGCTATAGAAAAAGGCAGAGCGATGGAAGGTGGGAGAACCGGATGGGTAAAAGtggtttttcaataaaattttgagggTAAAATATGCAACTTGCTATTTTCATTAAAGGAGCCCTTCAGCATtctgaaaatgctgaaagctcaaggctGGTCTCCACTagccttgagctttcagcattcctAAGGGCTGACTTTCAATTGAAAGCCCCTTGAAGATGATTGCCAAACACCTCAAATTGAGGTGAAAGGGCTTTGGGGCTTGGATgagctttctaaatgcccatccaaacgcaccctaaatgtGTCTATTAAAGAGCAATTACTGGTCTTTTGCCATATTTTAGGGTATAATGTGAGGTTGAGAGTAATAGGGTCAAGGTTCAATAGGTCCACTAAGACCATTCATCGATactttagaattttattttttttggtaaaatgtaagaatatattgagcttttaATCAACATTATATACAAGATCCGGtgccacaaaacttgcacttaaCAAGACAACAGGTCAGAGTGAGTGAAAGGGAGCCGAATGCAAAAGAAGGCTGCATAAAAGTGGACGTAAACAAGCACAGAACAACTTAAACAAcgacaaaaagaaaactaactAGAGGCAGCACTAGGCCGCACAAGGCCGGATGGACCCAACAACCTCGGACCGCATCCGCCAGCGACAAAAGTGAAGAACCACCAAGGAGTTAGCCACACGCAGGGAGAGCATCCAATCAACAACCAAAAGCTAGGCCTCTACAGAAACAAAAGACTCCCCAGCAGAGAAGATAATCGGATCAATACCCTAGCTATGCTTCAGCCTCCTGTTTCTAAATGTATCGTCCACACTCCTAAAAGTGATGGCATTGTCTCTGATGACTTTAAAGAGCTGATTCTTAATCGCTAGGATGGCTAAGCTTTGCTCTCTAAAGAGGATGCTGTTTTTGTGCTTCCAAATAAAATAGGGATAAGTGTTgcgaaatcctaaaatttatcacgaaaatacaattgagtcttaaaacttacgaaaagtacaattaagttttaaaacttattaaattgtttcaatcgagtcctaaagttaacaccgttagcattttccgttaaaaatgctgacgtggcattttaaataattttttattttccacgtgaattttttaaattattttttattcatttaaaaaaatatatttaaaaactaaacaattagatttattcattttatcttattttcaacaaaaactaaaaagaaaagttaaaaaaattatttaaaaaaaaaatcaacggcTCCTCTCTCACGCTGCCGCCGCCCATCACTAGAGGGGTTGGTGACGGTTGCCGGcccaggcgggcctcgccggccccaggTGAGTGCCGGCGACGTCACCcgccttgggcgaggcctcgtcgccTTCGCTCGAGGCCAACGAGCAAATCTGGCCCACCGGCCCTCGTAGGGGTCAACGATTGTTGCTCGCCTTCATGGCGGCCGGGTGACCATCGCCCGCCCTTGCACGGGGCCGGTGAGGGCCGACCACTCCCGCCTAGGGTCGACGATAGTCGCttggcccctccggcgatgggcgtcGACGGCGGGGAGAGGAGtcgctgattttttttttttaaatgattttttaacttttctttttagtttttggtgaaaataagataaaatgaataaatctaattttttagtttttaaatctaattttgaaaaaatgaataaaaaataatttaaaaattaacgtggaaaataaaaattattaacgatgccatgttagcatttttaatGTAAAAGCCTAACGGTGTTAATTTTATGactcgattgaaataatttaacaagttttaggacttgattatacttttgcaagttttatgactcaattatattttcatgataagtatTAGGACTTCTGCAGCACTTAtcccaataaaataatagataGCGCCAAAAGAGAAACGGGCAATGCACTTATAGAAGCCTTTGCCCGCAAGGAAGAAGACGgcccatgaatggacctagacttagaaccagggaggaaGAGTAAATTtactgcaggtatgcatcccacagtgggcgaacaaccccgttcaagccctttagggacagccttttagcaaaGCAAATCACTCGGCCCTTTAGttcgagcctagagacactcagagatgccaggatggaaacgtttctaacctacccaagctgcatttcttgaaggatcctaccag
The nucleotide sequence above comes from Eucalyptus grandis isolate ANBG69807.140 chromosome 2, ASM1654582v1, whole genome shotgun sequence. Encoded proteins:
- the LOC104434144 gene encoding LOW QUALITY PROTEIN: cytochrome P450 714C2 (The sequence of the model RefSeq protein was modified relative to this genomic sequence to represent the inferred CDS: inserted 1 base in 1 codon); the protein is MEYLQLLNAKVLISIAVVGVIGVFLRLYNALVVKPEKLRSLLRKQGINGPPPAFLLGNIMEIKKARSSSSSSSSSSSVPKTPPGQPPARHDCAAVLFPFFDKWRKQYGDIFVFSLGNTQIIYVNQPDVVREITTCTSLDLGKPSYQLKEMGPLMGQGILTSNGSHWAHQRKILAPELYMENVKGMINLINESTETLLKSWKNKVDAAGGVASINIDQHMRSFSGDVISRACFGSNFAKGEEIFHKLRALQEAMSKKGLSIGIPGMRYLPTKTNREAWALEKEVRSLILQVVKERMEAAYEKDLLQMLLEGAKNSDLSQEAMDRFIVDNCKNIYLAGYETTAVSATWCLMLLASSQEWQNRVRAEVLEVCGDRLPDADVIRKMKPLTMVINESLRLYXPVPVVSREALTDMKFGDLQVPEGVNVWTMVLTLHTDPEIWGPDSYSFNPGRFANGITGACKLPHLYMPFGVGPRVCLGQNLAMVELKILIAQLLYNFSFTLSPNYIHSPALRLVIEPEHGVELSVTKLSRD